The following coding sequences lie in one Sorex araneus isolate mSorAra2 chromosome 4, mSorAra2.pri, whole genome shotgun sequence genomic window:
- the FBXL2 gene encoding F-box/LRR-repeat protein 2 isoform X1 produces MVFSNNDEGLINKKLPKELLLRIFSFLDIVTLCRCAQISKAWNVLALDGSNWQRIDLFNFQTDVEGRVVENISKRCGGFLRKLSLRGCIGVGDSSLKTFAQNCRNIEHLNLNGCTKITDSTCYSLSRFCSKLKHLDLTSCVSITNSSLKGISEGCRNLEYLNLSWCDQITKDGIEALVRGCRGLKALLLRGCTQLEDEALKYIQNYCHELVSLNLQSCSRVTDEGVVQICRGCHQLQALCLSGCSNLTDASLTALALNCPRLQILEAARCSHLTDSGFTLLARNCHDLEKMDLEECILITDSTLIQLSIHCPRLQALSLSHCELITDDGILHLSNSTCGHERLRVLELDNCLLITDVALEHLENCRGLERLELYDCQQVTRAGIKRMRAQLPHVKVHAYFAPVTPPTTVGGSGQRLCRCCVIL; encoded by the exons aatattttcctttttggatatAGTAACACTGTGCCGATGTGCACAGATTTCCAAG gCTTGGAACGTCTTAGCTCTGGATGGAAGCAACTGGCAAAGAATAGACCTTTTTAACTTTCAAACAGATGTGGAG GGTCGAGTGGTGGAAAATATATCAAAGCGATGCGGTGGGTTCCTGAGGAAGCTCAGCTTGCGCGGCTGCATCGGGGTCGGAGACTCCTCCTTGAA gacCTTTGCTCAGAACTGTCGGAACATCGAACATTTGAACCTCAATGGGTGCACAAAAATCACCGACAG CACGTGTTATAGCCTTAGCAGATTCTGTTCCAAGCTGAAGCATCTGGACCTGACCTCCTGTGTCTCCATCACAAACAGCTCCTTAAAGGGGATCAG TGAAGGCTGCCGGAACCTGGAGTACCTCAACCTCTCGTGGTGCGATCAGATCACCAAGGATGGCATCGAGGCGCTCGTGCGAGGCTGTCGAGGCCTCAAGGCCCTTCTCCTGCGGGGCTGCACGCAG TTAGAAGACGAAGCTCTGAAGTACATTCAGAACTACTGCCACGAGCTCGTGAGCCTCAACCTCCAGTCCTGCTCC CGCGTCACGGATGAAGGCGTGGTGCAGATCTGCAGGGGCTGCCACCAGCTGCAGGCCCTCTGCCTTTCCGGCTGCAGCAACCTCACGGATGCCTCGCTCACAGCCCTGGCTCTGAACTGCCCGCGACTTCA gATCCTGGAGGCTGCGCGCTGCTCCCACCTGACGGACTCGGGCTTTACGCTGTTAGCTCGG AACTGCCATGACCTGGAGAAGATGGATCTGGAAGAATGCATCCTG ATCACCGACAGCACACTCATCCAGCTCTCCATCCACTGCCCCAGACTGCAGGCCCTG AGTCTGTCCCACTGTGAGCTCATCACCGACGACGGCATCCTGCACCTGAGCAACAGCACCTGCGGCCACGAGCGGCTGCGTGTCCTGGAGCTGGACAACTGCCTGCTCATCACCGACGTGGCGCTGGAGCACCTGGAGAACTGCCGGGGCCTGGAGCGCCTGGAGCTGTACGACTGCCAGCAAGTCACGCGGGCCGGCATCAAGCGCATGCGG GCTCAGCTGCCTCATGTGAAAGTTCATGCCTACTTTGCACCTGTCACCCCACCAACAACAGTGGGAGGAAGTGGACAGCGACTATGCAGGTGCTGTGTCATTCTCTGA
- the FBXL2 gene encoding F-box/LRR-repeat protein 2 isoform X2, with the protein MFIPRQPNRIFSFLDIVTLCRCAQISKAWNVLALDGSNWQRIDLFNFQTDVEGRVVENISKRCGGFLRKLSLRGCIGVGDSSLKTFAQNCRNIEHLNLNGCTKITDSTCYSLSRFCSKLKHLDLTSCVSITNSSLKGISEGCRNLEYLNLSWCDQITKDGIEALVRGCRGLKALLLRGCTQLEDEALKYIQNYCHELVSLNLQSCSRVTDEGVVQICRGCHQLQALCLSGCSNLTDASLTALALNCPRLQILEAARCSHLTDSGFTLLARNCHDLEKMDLEECILITDSTLIQLSIHCPRLQALSLSHCELITDDGILHLSNSTCGHERLRVLELDNCLLITDVALEHLENCRGLERLELYDCQQVTRAGIKRMRAQLPHVKVHAYFAPVTPPTTVGGSGQRLCRCCVIL; encoded by the exons aatattttcctttttggatatAGTAACACTGTGCCGATGTGCACAGATTTCCAAG gCTTGGAACGTCTTAGCTCTGGATGGAAGCAACTGGCAAAGAATAGACCTTTTTAACTTTCAAACAGATGTGGAG GGTCGAGTGGTGGAAAATATATCAAAGCGATGCGGTGGGTTCCTGAGGAAGCTCAGCTTGCGCGGCTGCATCGGGGTCGGAGACTCCTCCTTGAA gacCTTTGCTCAGAACTGTCGGAACATCGAACATTTGAACCTCAATGGGTGCACAAAAATCACCGACAG CACGTGTTATAGCCTTAGCAGATTCTGTTCCAAGCTGAAGCATCTGGACCTGACCTCCTGTGTCTCCATCACAAACAGCTCCTTAAAGGGGATCAG TGAAGGCTGCCGGAACCTGGAGTACCTCAACCTCTCGTGGTGCGATCAGATCACCAAGGATGGCATCGAGGCGCTCGTGCGAGGCTGTCGAGGCCTCAAGGCCCTTCTCCTGCGGGGCTGCACGCAG TTAGAAGACGAAGCTCTGAAGTACATTCAGAACTACTGCCACGAGCTCGTGAGCCTCAACCTCCAGTCCTGCTCC CGCGTCACGGATGAAGGCGTGGTGCAGATCTGCAGGGGCTGCCACCAGCTGCAGGCCCTCTGCCTTTCCGGCTGCAGCAACCTCACGGATGCCTCGCTCACAGCCCTGGCTCTGAACTGCCCGCGACTTCA gATCCTGGAGGCTGCGCGCTGCTCCCACCTGACGGACTCGGGCTTTACGCTGTTAGCTCGG AACTGCCATGACCTGGAGAAGATGGATCTGGAAGAATGCATCCTG ATCACCGACAGCACACTCATCCAGCTCTCCATCCACTGCCCCAGACTGCAGGCCCTG AGTCTGTCCCACTGTGAGCTCATCACCGACGACGGCATCCTGCACCTGAGCAACAGCACCTGCGGCCACGAGCGGCTGCGTGTCCTGGAGCTGGACAACTGCCTGCTCATCACCGACGTGGCGCTGGAGCACCTGGAGAACTGCCGGGGCCTGGAGCGCCTGGAGCTGTACGACTGCCAGCAAGTCACGCGGGCCGGCATCAAGCGCATGCGG GCTCAGCTGCCTCATGTGAAAGTTCATGCCTACTTTGCACCTGTCACCCCACCAACAACAGTGGGAGGAAGTGGACAGCGACTATGCAGGTGCTGTGTCATTCTCTGA
- the FBXL2 gene encoding F-box/LRR-repeat protein 2 isoform X3, with translation MGAQKSPTVPLLFFSTCYSLSRFCSKLKHLDLTSCVSITNSSLKGISEGCRNLEYLNLSWCDQITKDGIEALVRGCRGLKALLLRGCTQLEDEALKYIQNYCHELVSLNLQSCSRVTDEGVVQICRGCHQLQALCLSGCSNLTDASLTALALNCPRLQILEAARCSHLTDSGFTLLARNCHDLEKMDLEECILITDSTLIQLSIHCPRLQALSLSHCELITDDGILHLSNSTCGHERLRVLELDNCLLITDVALEHLENCRGLERLELYDCQQVTRAGIKRMRAQLPHVKVHAYFAPVTPPTTVGGSGQRLCRCCVIL, from the exons ATGGGTGCACAAAAATCACCGACAG TGCCTCTGCTCTTTTTTAGCACGTGTTATAGCCTTAGCAGATTCTGTTCCAAGCTGAAGCATCTGGACCTGACCTCCTGTGTCTCCATCACAAACAGCTCCTTAAAGGGGATCAG TGAAGGCTGCCGGAACCTGGAGTACCTCAACCTCTCGTGGTGCGATCAGATCACCAAGGATGGCATCGAGGCGCTCGTGCGAGGCTGTCGAGGCCTCAAGGCCCTTCTCCTGCGGGGCTGCACGCAG TTAGAAGACGAAGCTCTGAAGTACATTCAGAACTACTGCCACGAGCTCGTGAGCCTCAACCTCCAGTCCTGCTCC CGCGTCACGGATGAAGGCGTGGTGCAGATCTGCAGGGGCTGCCACCAGCTGCAGGCCCTCTGCCTTTCCGGCTGCAGCAACCTCACGGATGCCTCGCTCACAGCCCTGGCTCTGAACTGCCCGCGACTTCA gATCCTGGAGGCTGCGCGCTGCTCCCACCTGACGGACTCGGGCTTTACGCTGTTAGCTCGG AACTGCCATGACCTGGAGAAGATGGATCTGGAAGAATGCATCCTG ATCACCGACAGCACACTCATCCAGCTCTCCATCCACTGCCCCAGACTGCAGGCCCTG AGTCTGTCCCACTGTGAGCTCATCACCGACGACGGCATCCTGCACCTGAGCAACAGCACCTGCGGCCACGAGCGGCTGCGTGTCCTGGAGCTGGACAACTGCCTGCTCATCACCGACGTGGCGCTGGAGCACCTGGAGAACTGCCGGGGCCTGGAGCGCCTGGAGCTGTACGACTGCCAGCAAGTCACGCGGGCCGGCATCAAGCGCATGCGG GCTCAGCTGCCTCATGTGAAAGTTCATGCCTACTTTGCACCTGTCACCCCACCAACAACAGTGGGAGGAAGTGGACAGCGACTATGCAGGTGCTGTGTCATTCTCTGA